The following proteins come from a genomic window of Drosophila sulfurigaster albostrigata strain 15112-1811.04 chromosome X, ASM2355843v2, whole genome shotgun sequence:
- the LOC133849314 gene encoding neurogenic protein mastermind isoform X1, with protein MSDINDDLLNYELGLGDDIDDQALLGADEDELLLSDEELEKDVTSEVKLQMRAEAEEWAQEQLRKHKEQLAAAAAAAARIATTQETPVAEATTAAANREKDSPSATVVAAAETTTAAIASESTASTQVTELAAATSTTSTTAATSASSREQTLLLDEEDEEEIASGGKQRQRSTTTTTAANSKQTSATNNGGSDDIASSEVETETEVDASDTDLEGGGGHSSLLTTSQESLPNASFTSEPPDPREDDEEREERTNFKTASERSDNHKQQQQQHSMQPQSLPRRHHSDKPRMSGPGNVRFNSNNNPNSGSNNLNNNGNNKRGGMGGARHHLLRSPGPPHMFNPQRMMGGVGGGGGGGGGMSMSRFMPPGPYAPQPLPQSSNPSQQQQQQQQQQQQQQSPYTSNQTGGVPSSVSGPISSQSPHLHNPHMLHPHHNNPHNNNNNNGPPGHLLPHPQQQQQPHPQQQQHPHGHPHDQVRVGLLQPPLPLPLPLGYGAAAAAYRNGALLGQGPGPGHGQHPSPVTPHSPGMRPPPPYRNAPPGYGPPVVGPGPGPGPGQGPGPGGPGGGPGMPPGYEPHPQYMRPHNGWRPQPGEVPNTQRMPRPPLQTLPQHMMQSGGGVGGYMNGMNMRAPLPQHMQQQQQVNPGGAQQQQQQQQSAGGAAQAAGQQQAAQQQQQQQQSAGAPSTVPRGVVSKVLINPNFKGGVEAATNKFIKETHFVPAINSEAELLRQQEEFINKNRQYFEKRTQRRSPLPPSSSNSNAQSSSSSSSTAQLSERRRSRSRSRSRGRSYSPVKRGERERDRDRERERDRERERDRERERERERERERDRYGGAGGAGATTRPAANRGYRRAASRERDENRSGGASGGGGGGGGGAGGGGAAAPKRRRSGSPSAARNPFSGEPRNRAAESSGSGSGSRVMPSDEDEETRAYRLEIEKQKQLREKIMRDKELKRRRAAEEKLHEEKRAEQHSPDPENAVGGGGGGGGGGSAPGSAQKQQQQQRPGMGNERKVISLKRRDDDARGGGGGGGGGRQQQQHQQQQLQSGAGVGRKQLTAAKIAPEAKRSITEHLAPSSKHHQQMSGRAAGGTPPTSSSSSGGGGGAGAGGGGGGKGRDMGLLRLGTSSDDEVELDYDDDDLLLDEEDRLLATPSPPPPQPQTQSRAAKRSATPELLVVKRNHKIVRGTGSASTVASGGGGGGGGGGGGAAAGVTFAPGQRRVVLKSTSNGSGSSSGGGNDFSHGRQRDRRQREEQLMQRKSSSSGGGGGGGGGAGGIFDRLEKRQASSAGGSGGGGGGGNKQRSKAPARIVLKHD; from the exons ATGTCGGACATTAA cGACGATTTGCTCAACTATGAACTAGGTTTGGGCGATGACATCGACGATCAGGCGCTTCTTGGCGCCGACGAGGATGAGCTGCTGCTCTCCGATGAAG AACTGGAAAAAGATGTGACCAGCGAGGTGAAGCTGCAGATGCGTGCCGAGGCCGAAGAATGGGCACAGGAGCAGCTGCGCAAGCACAAGGAACAGCTggctgccgcagcagcagcagcagcaagaattGCAACGACACAGGAAACGCCGGTTGCCGAGgcaaccacagcagctgcGAATCGCGAAAAAGATTCACCCAGCGCCACAGTGGTAGCTGCTGCTGAGACCACAACGGCGGCGATTGCCAGCGAGTCGACAGCATCAACACAAGTCACAGAATTGGCAGCGGCCACTTCTACAACAAGCACAACGGCGGCAACGTCGGCATCGAGCAGGGAACAAACGTTGCTGCTGGATGAAGAGGACGAGGAGGAGATTGCGTCAGGTGgaaagcagcgacagcgatcaacaacaacaacaacagcagcgaatAGCAAACAAACATCAGCTACGAATAATGGTGGCAGCGATGATATTGCCAGCAGCGAGGTGGAAACCGAAACCGAGGTAGACGCCAGCGATACCGATCTCGAGGGTGGCGGCGGACATTCCTCGCTGCTGACCACGTCGCAGGAGAGTCTCCCCAATGCCAGCTTCACATCGGAGCCGCCGGATCCGCGCGAGGATGATGAGGAGCGTGAGGAACGCACCAATTTCAAAACAGCCAGCGAACGATCTGACAaccacaaacagcaacagcagcagcattcgaTGCAGCCACAGTCACTTCCAAGGCGACATCATTCAG ATAAACCTCGCATGTCTGGACCGGGCAACGTGCgcttcaacagcaacaacaatccgaacagcggcagcaacaatctgaacaacaatggcaacaacaagcgaGGCGGCATGGGAGGAGCGAGGCATCACTTGCTACGCAGTCCAGGTCCACCGCATATGTTCAATCCGCAGCGAATGATGGGCGGAGtcggtggaggaggaggaggagggggcgGGATGTCGATGTCCCGCTTCATGCCACCTG GCCCATATGCACCACAACCTCTACCACAATCGTCAAATCcctcacaacaacaacaacaacagcagcagcaacaacaacaacaacagtcgccATACACAAGCAATCAGACAGGTGGCGTGCCATCATCAGTGTCAGGTCCCATCAGCTCCCAATCCCCGCATCTACACAATCCGCACATGTTGCACCCGCATCACAACAatccacacaacaacaacaacaacaacgggcCGCCAGGACATCTTCTGCCGCatccgcaacaacaacagcagccacatcctcaacagcaacaacatccacaTGGGCATCCGCATGATCAGGTGCGCGTTGGATTGTTGCAGCCCCCGCTGCCGTTGCCCCTGCCCTTGGGCTATGGCGCCGCAGCGGCTGCGTATCGGAATGGCGCCCTGCTGGGCCAGGGACCAGGTCCCGGGCATGGTCAGCACCCGTCGCCAGTGACGCCGCATTCGCCGGGCATGCGTCCCCCGCCGCCGTATCGCAATGCTCCGCCCGGCTATGGGCCACCGGTGGTGGGTCCTGGTCCTGGTCCCGGACCGGGACAGGGTCCGGGACCGGGTGGTCCCGGGGGTGGTCCTGGCATGCCACCGGGCTATGAGCCGCATCCGCAGTACATGCGACCGCACAACGGTTGGCGGCCGCAGCCGGGCGAGGTGCCCAACACACAGcgcatgccacgcccaccgcTGCAGACGCTGCCTCAGCACATGATGCAATCGGGTGGTGGCGTCGGAGGTTACATGAATGGCATGAACATGCGTGCCCCGCTGCCCCAgcacatgcagcagcagcaacaggtgAATCCTGGCGgtgcccaacaacaacaacagcagcagcagtcagcgGGCGGAGCAGCGCAGGCAGCTGGACAACAGCAGGcggcacaacagcagcagcaacaacaacagtcagcGGGAGCACCTTCGACTGTGCCACGCGGCGTTGTGAGCAAGGTGCTCATCAATCCCAATTTCAAGGGCGGCGTCGAGGCGGCCACCAACAAGTTCATCAAGGAGACGCACTTTGTGCCCGCCATCAACAGCGAGGCGGAGCTGCTGCGTCAGCAGGAGGAGTTCATCAACAAGAATCGCCAGTACTTTGAAAAGCGCACCCAGCGTCGTTCTCCCCTGCCGCCCAGTTCCTCCAATTCGAATGCACAatcctcctcatcctcatcgtccACAGCTCAGTTGAGCGAACGGCgacgcagtcgcagtcgaagccGCTCCCGAGGGCGCAGCTATTCACCCGTGAAGCGTGGCGAGCGGGAACGCGATCGAGATCGAGAGAGGGAACGCGATAGGGAGCGTGAACGCGACCGTGAGCGGGAGAGGGAGCGGGAAAGGGAGCGAGAACGTGATCGCTATGGCGGTGCAGGTGGAGCAGGAGCCACGACACGTCCAGCTGCGAATCGTGGCTATCGACGTGCGGCCAGCAGAGAGCGTGACGAGAATCGCAGCGGTGGAGCatcaggaggaggaggaggaggaggcggcggAGCAGGAGGCGGAGGTGCCGCAGCGCCAAAGCGACGTCGCAGCGGTTCACCGAGTGCAGCGCGGAATCCATTTTCGGGTGAACCGCGCAATCGCGCCGCCGAGAGCAGCGGAAGCGGAAGCGGAAGTCGAGTCATG CCCagcgatgaggatgaggagaCGCGCGCCTATCGCCTGGAGATCGagaaacagaagcagctgCGCGAGAAAATAATGCGCGACAAGGAGCTGAAACGGCGTCGCGCCGCCGAGGAGAAACTGCACGAG GAGAAGCGCGCCGAACAGCACAGCCCAGATCCAGAGAATGCAGTTGGAggcggaggtggaggaggaggaggaggatcgGCGCCTGGCAGCgcacaaaagcagcagcagcagcaacgtccAGGAATGGGCAATGAGCGCAAAGTGATCTCGCTGAAGCGACGCGACGACGATGCACgcggcggaggcggaggcggtggcggtggcagacaacagcagcagcatcaacagcaacagttgcaatcGGGAGCTGGAGTTGGACGCAAGCAGCTGACGGCGGCAAAGATTGCGCCGGAGGCAAAGCGAAGCATCACCGAACACTTGGCGCCGTCCAGCAAGCATCATCAGCAAATGTCGGGAAGAGCCGCAGGCGGCACACCGCCCacaagtagcagcagcagtggaggaggcggaggagcGGGagctggcggtggcggtggtggaaAGGGGCGTGACATGGGCCTATTGCGTTTGGGCACGTCCAGCGACGATGAAGTGGAGCTGGACTACGATGACGATGATCTGCTGCTGGACGAGGAGGATCGTTTGCTGGCCACGCCCTCACCACCGCCCCCACAACCGCAGACGCAATCCCGTGCCGCCAAACGCTCAGCGACACCCGAGTTGCTTGTGGTGAAGCGTAATCACAAAATCGTGCGAGGCACTGGCTCCGCATCGACAGTTGCTtcaggcggtggcggtggcggtggcggagggggaggaggagctGCAGCAGGTGTCACTTTTGCGCCTGGCCAGCGACGTGTTGTCCTCAAGTCCACCAGCAATGGCAGTGGAAGCAGCTCTGGAGGTGGCAACGACTTTTCACATGGCAGGCAACGGGATCGTCGTCAGCGTGAGGAGCAGTTGATGCAgcgcaagagcagcagcagtggaggaggaggcggtggcggaggcggAGCAGGTGGCATTTTTGATCGTTTAGAGAAGCGTCAGGCGAGCTCAGCAGGTGGcagcggaggaggaggaggaggcggcaACAAGCAGCGCAGCAAAGCACCAGCGCGAATTGTGTTAAAGCAcgattaa
- the LOC133849314 gene encoding trithorax group protein osa isoform X2 — MSDINDDLLNYELGLGDDIDDQALLGADEDELLLSDEELEKDVTSEVKLQMRAEAEEWAQEQLRKHKEQLAAAAAAAARIATTQETPVAEATTAAANREKDSPSATVVAAAETTTAAIASESTASTQVTELAAATSTTSTTAATSASSREQTLLLDEEDEEEIASGGKQRQRSTTTTTAANSKQTSATNNGGSDDIASSEVETETEVDASDTDLEGGGGHSSLLTTSQESLPNASFTSEPPDPREDDEEREERTNFKTASERSDNHKQQQQQHSMQPQSLPRRHHSDKPRMSGPGNVRFNSNNNPNSGSNNLNNNGNNKRGGMGGARHHLLRSPGPPHMFNPQRMMGGVGGGGGGGGGMSMSRFMPPGPYAPQPLPQSSNPSQQQQQQQQQQQQQQSPYTSNQTGGVPSSVSGPISSQSPHLHNPHMLHPHHNNPHNNNNNNGPPGHLLPHPQQQQQPHPQQQQHPHGHPHDQVRVGLLQPPLPLPLPLGYGAAAAAYRNGALLGQGPGPGHGQHPSPVTPHSPGMRPPPPYRNAPPGYGPPVVGPGPGPGPGQGPGPGGPGGGPGMPPGYEPHPQYMRPHNGWRPQPGEVPNTQRMPRPPLQTLPQHMMQSGGGVGGYMNGMNMRAPLPQHMQQQQQVNPGGAQQQQQQQQSAGGAAQAAGQQQAAQQQQQQQQSAGAPSTVPRGVVSKVLINPNFKGGVEAATNKFIKETHFVPAINSEAELLRQQEEFINKNRQYFEKRTQRRSPLPPSSSNSNAQSSSSSSSTAQLSERRRSRSRSRSRGRSYSPVKRGERERDRDRERERDRERERDRERERERERERERDRYGGAGGAGATTRPAANRGYRRAASRERDENRSGGASGGGGGGGGGAGGGGAAAPKRRRSGSPSAARNPFSGEPRNRAAESSGSGSGSRPSDEDEETRAYRLEIEKQKQLREKIMRDKELKRRRAAEEKLHEEKRAEQHSPDPENAVGGGGGGGGGGSAPGSAQKQQQQQRPGMGNERKVISLKRRDDDARGGGGGGGGGRQQQQHQQQQLQSGAGVGRKQLTAAKIAPEAKRSITEHLAPSSKHHQQMSGRAAGGTPPTSSSSSGGGGGAGAGGGGGGKGRDMGLLRLGTSSDDEVELDYDDDDLLLDEEDRLLATPSPPPPQPQTQSRAAKRSATPELLVVKRNHKIVRGTGSASTVASGGGGGGGGGGGGAAAGVTFAPGQRRVVLKSTSNGSGSSSGGGNDFSHGRQRDRRQREEQLMQRKSSSSGGGGGGGGGAGGIFDRLEKRQASSAGGSGGGGGGGNKQRSKAPARIVLKHD, encoded by the exons ATGTCGGACATTAA cGACGATTTGCTCAACTATGAACTAGGTTTGGGCGATGACATCGACGATCAGGCGCTTCTTGGCGCCGACGAGGATGAGCTGCTGCTCTCCGATGAAG AACTGGAAAAAGATGTGACCAGCGAGGTGAAGCTGCAGATGCGTGCCGAGGCCGAAGAATGGGCACAGGAGCAGCTGCGCAAGCACAAGGAACAGCTggctgccgcagcagcagcagcagcaagaattGCAACGACACAGGAAACGCCGGTTGCCGAGgcaaccacagcagctgcGAATCGCGAAAAAGATTCACCCAGCGCCACAGTGGTAGCTGCTGCTGAGACCACAACGGCGGCGATTGCCAGCGAGTCGACAGCATCAACACAAGTCACAGAATTGGCAGCGGCCACTTCTACAACAAGCACAACGGCGGCAACGTCGGCATCGAGCAGGGAACAAACGTTGCTGCTGGATGAAGAGGACGAGGAGGAGATTGCGTCAGGTGgaaagcagcgacagcgatcaacaacaacaacaacagcagcgaatAGCAAACAAACATCAGCTACGAATAATGGTGGCAGCGATGATATTGCCAGCAGCGAGGTGGAAACCGAAACCGAGGTAGACGCCAGCGATACCGATCTCGAGGGTGGCGGCGGACATTCCTCGCTGCTGACCACGTCGCAGGAGAGTCTCCCCAATGCCAGCTTCACATCGGAGCCGCCGGATCCGCGCGAGGATGATGAGGAGCGTGAGGAACGCACCAATTTCAAAACAGCCAGCGAACGATCTGACAaccacaaacagcaacagcagcagcattcgaTGCAGCCACAGTCACTTCCAAGGCGACATCATTCAG ATAAACCTCGCATGTCTGGACCGGGCAACGTGCgcttcaacagcaacaacaatccgaacagcggcagcaacaatctgaacaacaatggcaacaacaagcgaGGCGGCATGGGAGGAGCGAGGCATCACTTGCTACGCAGTCCAGGTCCACCGCATATGTTCAATCCGCAGCGAATGATGGGCGGAGtcggtggaggaggaggaggagggggcgGGATGTCGATGTCCCGCTTCATGCCACCTG GCCCATATGCACCACAACCTCTACCACAATCGTCAAATCcctcacaacaacaacaacaacagcagcagcaacaacaacaacaacagtcgccATACACAAGCAATCAGACAGGTGGCGTGCCATCATCAGTGTCAGGTCCCATCAGCTCCCAATCCCCGCATCTACACAATCCGCACATGTTGCACCCGCATCACAACAatccacacaacaacaacaacaacaacgggcCGCCAGGACATCTTCTGCCGCatccgcaacaacaacagcagccacatcctcaacagcaacaacatccacaTGGGCATCCGCATGATCAGGTGCGCGTTGGATTGTTGCAGCCCCCGCTGCCGTTGCCCCTGCCCTTGGGCTATGGCGCCGCAGCGGCTGCGTATCGGAATGGCGCCCTGCTGGGCCAGGGACCAGGTCCCGGGCATGGTCAGCACCCGTCGCCAGTGACGCCGCATTCGCCGGGCATGCGTCCCCCGCCGCCGTATCGCAATGCTCCGCCCGGCTATGGGCCACCGGTGGTGGGTCCTGGTCCTGGTCCCGGACCGGGACAGGGTCCGGGACCGGGTGGTCCCGGGGGTGGTCCTGGCATGCCACCGGGCTATGAGCCGCATCCGCAGTACATGCGACCGCACAACGGTTGGCGGCCGCAGCCGGGCGAGGTGCCCAACACACAGcgcatgccacgcccaccgcTGCAGACGCTGCCTCAGCACATGATGCAATCGGGTGGTGGCGTCGGAGGTTACATGAATGGCATGAACATGCGTGCCCCGCTGCCCCAgcacatgcagcagcagcaacaggtgAATCCTGGCGgtgcccaacaacaacaacagcagcagcagtcagcgGGCGGAGCAGCGCAGGCAGCTGGACAACAGCAGGcggcacaacagcagcagcaacaacaacagtcagcGGGAGCACCTTCGACTGTGCCACGCGGCGTTGTGAGCAAGGTGCTCATCAATCCCAATTTCAAGGGCGGCGTCGAGGCGGCCACCAACAAGTTCATCAAGGAGACGCACTTTGTGCCCGCCATCAACAGCGAGGCGGAGCTGCTGCGTCAGCAGGAGGAGTTCATCAACAAGAATCGCCAGTACTTTGAAAAGCGCACCCAGCGTCGTTCTCCCCTGCCGCCCAGTTCCTCCAATTCGAATGCACAatcctcctcatcctcatcgtccACAGCTCAGTTGAGCGAACGGCgacgcagtcgcagtcgaagccGCTCCCGAGGGCGCAGCTATTCACCCGTGAAGCGTGGCGAGCGGGAACGCGATCGAGATCGAGAGAGGGAACGCGATAGGGAGCGTGAACGCGACCGTGAGCGGGAGAGGGAGCGGGAAAGGGAGCGAGAACGTGATCGCTATGGCGGTGCAGGTGGAGCAGGAGCCACGACACGTCCAGCTGCGAATCGTGGCTATCGACGTGCGGCCAGCAGAGAGCGTGACGAGAATCGCAGCGGTGGAGCatcaggaggaggaggaggaggaggcggcggAGCAGGAGGCGGAGGTGCCGCAGCGCCAAAGCGACGTCGCAGCGGTTCACCGAGTGCAGCGCGGAATCCATTTTCGGGTGAACCGCGCAATCGCGCCGCCGAGAGCAGCGGAAGCGGAAGCGGAAGTCGA CCCagcgatgaggatgaggagaCGCGCGCCTATCGCCTGGAGATCGagaaacagaagcagctgCGCGAGAAAATAATGCGCGACAAGGAGCTGAAACGGCGTCGCGCCGCCGAGGAGAAACTGCACGAG GAGAAGCGCGCCGAACAGCACAGCCCAGATCCAGAGAATGCAGTTGGAggcggaggtggaggaggaggaggaggatcgGCGCCTGGCAGCgcacaaaagcagcagcagcagcaacgtccAGGAATGGGCAATGAGCGCAAAGTGATCTCGCTGAAGCGACGCGACGACGATGCACgcggcggaggcggaggcggtggcggtggcagacaacagcagcagcatcaacagcaacagttgcaatcGGGAGCTGGAGTTGGACGCAAGCAGCTGACGGCGGCAAAGATTGCGCCGGAGGCAAAGCGAAGCATCACCGAACACTTGGCGCCGTCCAGCAAGCATCATCAGCAAATGTCGGGAAGAGCCGCAGGCGGCACACCGCCCacaagtagcagcagcagtggaggaggcggaggagcGGGagctggcggtggcggtggtggaaAGGGGCGTGACATGGGCCTATTGCGTTTGGGCACGTCCAGCGACGATGAAGTGGAGCTGGACTACGATGACGATGATCTGCTGCTGGACGAGGAGGATCGTTTGCTGGCCACGCCCTCACCACCGCCCCCACAACCGCAGACGCAATCCCGTGCCGCCAAACGCTCAGCGACACCCGAGTTGCTTGTGGTGAAGCGTAATCACAAAATCGTGCGAGGCACTGGCTCCGCATCGACAGTTGCTtcaggcggtggcggtggcggtggcggagggggaggaggagctGCAGCAGGTGTCACTTTTGCGCCTGGCCAGCGACGTGTTGTCCTCAAGTCCACCAGCAATGGCAGTGGAAGCAGCTCTGGAGGTGGCAACGACTTTTCACATGGCAGGCAACGGGATCGTCGTCAGCGTGAGGAGCAGTTGATGCAgcgcaagagcagcagcagtggaggaggaggcggtggcggaggcggAGCAGGTGGCATTTTTGATCGTTTAGAGAAGCGTCAGGCGAGCTCAGCAGGTGGcagcggaggaggaggaggaggcggcaACAAGCAGCGCAGCAAAGCACCAGCGCGAATTGTGTTAAAGCAcgattaa